From Laspinema palackyanum D2c, one genomic window encodes:
- a CDS encoding DUF2442 domain-containing protein, producing MNILTVQTDIRVKNVLIHEDTFSVELMDGRTLTVPLAWFPRLLKATPEQLEKWVICGGGYGIHWEEIDEDLSTEGLLRGAPAPRNQARA from the coding sequence ATGAATATTTTGACAGTTCAAACTGATATCCGGGTGAAAAATGTTCTCATCCATGAAGATACTTTTAGTGTTGAATTAATGGATGGACGCACTCTCACCGTTCCTTTAGCTTGGTTCCCTCGACTTTTAAAAGCTACTCCCGAACAATTAGAAAAATGGGTAATTTGTGGCGGGGGTTATGGGATTCACTGGGAAGAAATCGATGAGGATCTTAGTACCGAAGGATTATTACGCGGTGCTCCGGCTCCTCGGAATCAAGCGCGAGCATAA
- a CDS encoding DUF4160 domain-containing protein gives MPTVLRFEAYRFYFYSHEPNEPPHIHIDRDNLSAKFWLSPISLAKNIGFNAKELRKIESLVESNQQKFLEAWHEYFDSSN, from the coding sequence ATGCCAACCGTCTTAAGATTTGAAGCCTATCGCTTTTATTTTTATAGCCATGAACCTAATGAACCACCCCATATTCATATTGATAGAGATAATCTTTCAGCGAAATTCTGGCTATCTCCAATATCTTTAGCTAAAAATATCGGGTTTAATGCTAAAGAATTAAGAAAAATAGAATCCCTGGTGGAATCAAATCAACAAAAATTTTTGGAGGCTTGGCATGAATATTTTGACAGTTCAAACTGA